One Glycine soja cultivar W05 chromosome 2, ASM419377v2, whole genome shotgun sequence genomic region harbors:
- the LOC114382558 gene encoding CASP-like protein ARALYDRAFT_485429 isoform X1 has translation MLRACLGLNYYGRMEELPGAFGSSASLALRLGQTVFSTASLLFMCLDVDFYGYTAFCYLVTVMGLVIPWSITLLVVDAYSVFIKCLPLQRRLIMIVFLGDMILSYLSLAAACSTASVTDLLLDADRSYCLQKLCGRYQLSAAMAFLSWFLSSASCLFNFWLFPSL, from the exons ATGTTACGGGCATGTTTGGGGTTGAATTACTATGGTAGAATGGAGGAGCTGCCAGGGGCGTTTGGAAGCAGCGCCAGTTTGGCTCTCCGTTTGGGCCAAACAGTCTTTTCCACAGCTTCCCTTCTCTTCATGTGCTTGGATGTTGATTTCTATGGCTACACCGCTTTCTG CTATTTGGTAACCGTCATGGGTTTGGTAATTCCCTGGAGCATAACACTGTTGGTTGTAGATGCATACTCTGTCTTTATAAAATGTTTACCCCTCCAACGAAGACTCATAATGATCGTCTTTCTGGGAGACATG ATTTTGTCATATCTCTCATTAGCTGCAGCGTGTTCAACAGCCAGTGTCACAGATCTCCTGCTCGATGCCGATCGATCCTATTGCCTGCAAAAGTTGTGTGGTAGATATCAATTATCTGCTGCTATGGCCTTCTTGTCTTGGTTTCTTTCATCAGCATCCTGTCTGTTTAACTTTTGGCTTTTCCCTTCTTTGTAA
- the LOC114382558 gene encoding CASP-like protein ARALYDRAFT_485429 isoform X2 produces the protein MLRACLGLNYYGRMEELPGAFGSSASLALRLGQTVFSTASLLFMCLDVDFYGYTAFCYLVTVMGLVIPWSITLLVVDAYSVFIKCLPLQRRLIMIVFLGDMFFYTPDFVISLISCSVFNSQCHRSPARCRSILLPAKVVW, from the exons ATGTTACGGGCATGTTTGGGGTTGAATTACTATGGTAGAATGGAGGAGCTGCCAGGGGCGTTTGGAAGCAGCGCCAGTTTGGCTCTCCGTTTGGGCCAAACAGTCTTTTCCACAGCTTCCCTTCTCTTCATGTGCTTGGATGTTGATTTCTATGGCTACACCGCTTTCTG CTATTTGGTAACCGTCATGGGTTTGGTAATTCCCTGGAGCATAACACTGTTGGTTGTAGATGCATACTCTGTCTTTATAAAATGTTTACCCCTCCAACGAAGACTCATAATGATCGTCTTTCTGGGAGACATG TTTTTCTACACACCAGATTTTGTCATATCTCTCATTAGCTGCAGCGTGTTCAACAGCCAGTGTCACAGATCTCCTGCTCGATGCCGATCGATCCTATTGCCTGCAAAAGTTGTGTGGTAG
- the LOC114382569 gene encoding oxygen-evolving enhancer protein 1, chloroplastic-like — protein MASSLQAAATFMQPTKFLQLKSTQAISKAFGLEPAGVNKVTCSLQADLKDLAHKCVDATKIAGFALATSALVVSGASAEGVPKRLTFDEIQSKTYLEVKGTGTANQCPTIDGGLESFAFKQGKYNAKKFCLEPTSFTVKAEGVAKNAPPEFQNTKLMTRLTYTLDEIEGPFEVSSDGTVKFEEKDGIDYAAVTVQLPGGERVPFLFTIKQLVASGKPDSFSGEFLVPSYRGSSFLDPKGRGASTGYDNAVALPAGGRGDEEELAKENNKSASSSKGKITFSVTKTKPETGEVIGVFQSLQPSDTDLGAKAPKDVKIQGIWYAQLES, from the exons ATGGCATCGTCACTACAAGCAGCAGCTACTTTCATGCAACCCACCAAGTTTTTGCAGCTAAAGTCTACTCAGGCCATATCTAAGGCTTTTGGTTTGGAACCTGCTGGAGTTAATAAGGTCACATGCTCCCTTCAGGCTGATCTTAAGGACTTGGCTCACAAGTGTGTTGATGCTACCAAAATTGCAGGCTTTGCCCTTGCCACCTCTGCTCTCGTTGTTTCT GGGGCAAGTGCTGAAGGAGTACCAAAGCGGCTAACCTTTGACGAAATCCAGAGCAAGACCTACTTGGAAGTGAAGGGGACAGGAACAGCAAACCAGTGTCCAACAATTGATGGTGGATTGGAGTCATTTGCCTTCAAGCAAGGGAAATACAATGCCAAGAAGTTCTGCCTTGAGCCAACTTCATTCACAGTGAAGGCAGAGGGTGTGGCCAAGAACGCTCCCCCTGAGTTCCAAAACACAAAGCTCATGACACGTTTGACCTACACTCTTGATGAGATTGAGGGACCCTTTGAGGTGTCTTCTGATGGCACTGTGAAGTTTGAGGAGAAAGATGGAATTGACTATGCGGCCGTCACAGTCCAGCTACCGGGAGGCGAACGTGTTCCGTTCCTCTTCACCATCAAGCAGTTGGTGGCATCAGGGAAGCCAGACAGCTTTAGTGGAGAGTTTCTGGTCCCATCATACCGTGGAAGCTCTTTCTTGGACCCCAAGGGAAGAGGTGCCTCTACAGGTTATGACAATGCAGTTGCTTTGCCTGCTGGTGGAAGAGGAGATGAGGAGGAACTTGCCAAGGAAAACAACAAGAGTGCCTCATCATCCAAGGGGAAAATCACCTTCAGTGTCACCAAGACCAAGCCTGAGACCGGCGAGGTTATCGGTGTGTTCCAGAGTCTTCAGCCGTCCGACACTGATTTGGGAGCAAAGGCTCCAAAGGATGTCAAGATCCAGGGTATCTGGTATGCTCAGCTTGAGTCAtag
- the LOC114382589 gene encoding cold-regulated 413 plasma membrane protein 2-like, producing the protein MGRILQEYVAMKTDAVVASLIDSDIQELKVAAKKLLHDATMLGGKGFGTSFFKWIASFAAIYLLILDSTNWRTNMLTALLVPYIFFSFPESLFHFLRGEVGKWIAFIAVVLRLFFPRHFPDWLEIPGSMILILTVAPDIFAHRLRNNWIGLAIDLFIGSYLLQQHIRATGGFKNSFTQKHGISNTLGILFLIVYPICAFIIH; encoded by the exons ATGGGCAGAATATTACAAGAATATGTGGCTATGAAAACGGATGCTGTTGTTGCTAGTTTAATCGATTCCGATATACAAGAGCTCAAGGTTGCAGCCAAGAAGCTCCTCCACGATGCCACCATGCTAGGAGGCAAAGGCTTTGgcacttctttttttaaatggaTTGCTTCCTTTGCTGCCAT TTATTTACTGATACTGGATAGCACAAACTGGAGGACAAATATGCTGACAGCGTTATTAGTGCCTTACATATTCTTCAGTTTTCCCGAGTCATTGTTCCACTTCTTAAG AGGAGAAGTTGGAAAATGGATTGCATTCATCGCAGTCGTGCTGAGGCTTTTCTTCCCTAGACATTTTCCTG ATTGGTTGGAAATACCTGGATCAATGATTCTTATTTTGACAGTGGCCCCAGACATCTTTGCTCACAGATTAAGGAATAACTGGATTGGATTAGCGATTGATCTTTTCATTGGTTCTTACCTACTACAACAACATATCAGGGCTACCGGTGGATTCAAAAATTCTTTCACACAGAAACATGGAATATCAAATACTCTTGGCATCCTCTTCCTCATAGTCTATCCTATTTGTGCATTCATTATTCATTAA
- the LOC114382575 gene encoding BTB/POZ domain-containing protein At5g66560-like isoform X2, whose amino-acid sequence MSSAEKPSSKGQAWFCTTGLPSDIVVEVDDMTFHLHKFPLMSKSRKLHLLITQQEAATHSSAAQQQQENEDEDEIVEEQCHVTFTGFPGGSEAFEMAAKFCYGVKIDLTPSNVAALRCAGEFLEMTEDYSEDNLVSKTERFLSQHVLKSLKDSVKTLKSCDSLMPMAENLGITQRCVDSVVSRTSSSDPALFGWPVSDASSASKQVIWNGLDGAGRRKASAGAGESWFEDLALLRLPLFKRLILAMRTAELSPEIIETCVMYYAKKYIPGVSRSNRKPLPSSSSSSSVATEAEQKEILETLVSNLPLEKSSKAATATRFLFGLLRTTNILNASEACRDALEKKIGLQLEEATLDDLLVPSYSYLNETLYDVDCVERILSQFLEGLEARTAAETTEDAAATRSPALMLVGKLIDGYLSEIASDANLKPEKFYNFAISLPDEARLFDDGLYRAVDVYLKAHPWVSEEEREKICGLLDCQKLTLEACTHAAQNERLPLRAVVQVLFFEQLQLRHAIAGTLMAAEAAAEPGRQSAALEREAEGGGREGLGLDLEHVQERNGTWRVPVRENQVLRLDMDSMRTRVHQLERECSSMKRVIAKFDKSDGGAAGGWRASLGRKFGCKFKTQVCDSHESTAVDTRKGRHHQQQQPQQQQHPHHV is encoded by the exons atgtcatcgGCAGAAAAACCCAGCTCCAAAGGACAAGCATG GTTCTGCACAACGGGATTGCCAAGCGACATTGTGGTGGAAGTTGATGACATGACATTCCATCTCCACAAG TTTCCTCTCATGTCAAAAAGCCGAAAGCTCCACCTTCTAATTACGCAGCAAGAGGCGGCGACTCATTCCTCTGCAGCACAGCAGCAGCAAGAAAACGAAGATGAAGACGAAATCGTGGAAGAGCAGTGTCACGTGACCTTCACGGGCTTCCCGGGAGGCTCTGAGGCGTTCGAGATGGCTGCGAAATTCTGTTACGGCGTCAAGATCGACCTGACGCCGTCCAATGTGGCGGCGCTCCGGTGCGCCGGGGAGTTTCTCGAAATGACCGAGGATTACTCCGAGGACAACCTCGTTTCAAAGACGGAGAGGTTTCTATCGCAGCACGTGCTCAAGAGCCTCAAGGACTCTGTCAAGACGCTAAAATCGTGTGACTCCTTGATGCCTATGGCGGAAAATCTCGGAATCACGCAGAGGTGCGTTGATTCCGTGGTTTCCAGAACTTCGTCTTCGGATCCTGCATTGTTCGGTTGGCCGGTCAGCGACGCTTCTTCTGCGTCCAAACAGGTCATCTGGAATGGACTCGATGGTGCCGGAAGAAGAAAGGCAAGCGCCGGTGCCGGAGAGTCTTGGTTTGAAGATCTGGCGCTTCTACGGTTGCCTCTGTTTAAACGATTGATTCTGGCGATGAGAACTGCGGAGCTGAGTCCTGAGATTATTGAGACGTGTGTGATGTATTATGCTAAGAAGTACATTCCTGGAGTTTCGAGATCGAATCGGAAACCGTTACCGTcgtcatcttcttcttcatccgtTGCGACGGAGGCGGAGCAGAAGGAGATTCTGGAGACGTTGGTTTCGAATCTTCCGCTGGAGAAGAGTTCGAAGGCAGCGACGGCGACGAGGTTTCTTTTCGGATTGTTGCGAACGACGAACATACTGAACGCTTCCGAAGCCTGCAGAGACGCGCTGGAGAAGAAGATAGGGCTGCAGCTCGAAGAAGCCACGCTTGACGACCTTCTCGTGCCGAGCTACTCGTACCTGAACGAAACGCTTTACGACGTCGATTGCGTGGAGAGGATTTTGAGTCAGTTCTTGGAAGGTTTAGAAGCGAGAACCGCCGCGGAAACGACGGAAGACGCGGCGGCGACGAGGTCGCCGGCGCTTATGCTCGTCGGAAAACTCATCGACGGTTACCTCTCCGAGATAGCTTCCGACGCGAATCTCAAGCCGGAGAAGTTCTACAATTTCGCCATCTCGCTTCCCGACGAGGCCAGACTCTTCGACGACGGTCTCTACCGCGCCGTCGATGTGTATCTCAAG GCACATCCGTGGGTTTCggaagaggagagagagaaaatttgCGGATTGTTAGACTGTCAGAAGCTGACGCTGGAGGCGTGCACGCACGCGGCGCAAAACGAGAGGCTTCCGCTGCGCGCGGTGGTTCAGGTGCTGTTCTTCGAGCAGCTTCAGCTACGACACGCCATCGCCGGAACGCTGATGGCGGCGGAGGCAGCCGCGGAGCCTGGGCGGCAGTCGGCGGCGCTGGAACGGGAAGCGGAGGGCGGCGGACGAGAAGGATTAGGGTTAGACTTAGAGCACGTGCAGGAACGGAACGGCACGTGGCGCGTGCCGGTGAGGGAGAATCAGGTGCTGCGCTTGGACATGGATAGCATGAGGACGCGAGTGCATCAACTGGAACGCGAGTGTTCCTCTATGAAGAGAGTCATCGCCAAGTTTGACAAGTCCGACGGCGGCGCCGCCGGTGGTTGGAGGGCGTCGCTGGGCCGGAAATTCGGTTGCAAGTTTAAGACTCAGGTTTGTGATTCGCACGAGTCAACGGCTGTTGATACCCGCAAAGGACGCCATCACCAGCAGCAGCAGccgcagcagcagcagcatccCCATCATGTATAG
- the LOC114382575 gene encoding BTB/POZ domain-containing protein At5g66560-like isoform X1 encodes MSSAEKPSSKGQAWLDTILLSSFKLFIFKIFFLTISLCRFCTTGLPSDIVVEVDDMTFHLHKFPLMSKSRKLHLLITQQEAATHSSAAQQQQENEDEDEIVEEQCHVTFTGFPGGSEAFEMAAKFCYGVKIDLTPSNVAALRCAGEFLEMTEDYSEDNLVSKTERFLSQHVLKSLKDSVKTLKSCDSLMPMAENLGITQRCVDSVVSRTSSSDPALFGWPVSDASSASKQVIWNGLDGAGRRKASAGAGESWFEDLALLRLPLFKRLILAMRTAELSPEIIETCVMYYAKKYIPGVSRSNRKPLPSSSSSSSVATEAEQKEILETLVSNLPLEKSSKAATATRFLFGLLRTTNILNASEACRDALEKKIGLQLEEATLDDLLVPSYSYLNETLYDVDCVERILSQFLEGLEARTAAETTEDAAATRSPALMLVGKLIDGYLSEIASDANLKPEKFYNFAISLPDEARLFDDGLYRAVDVYLKAHPWVSEEEREKICGLLDCQKLTLEACTHAAQNERLPLRAVVQVLFFEQLQLRHAIAGTLMAAEAAAEPGRQSAALEREAEGGGREGLGLDLEHVQERNGTWRVPVRENQVLRLDMDSMRTRVHQLERECSSMKRVIAKFDKSDGGAAGGWRASLGRKFGCKFKTQVCDSHESTAVDTRKGRHHQQQQPQQQQHPHHV; translated from the exons atgtcatcgGCAGAAAAACCCAGCTCCAAAGGACAAGCATGGTTGGATACTATATTACTATCTTCCTTCAagcttttcatttttaaaatttttttcctCACAATTTCACTCTGCAGGTTCTGCACAACGGGATTGCCAAGCGACATTGTGGTGGAAGTTGATGACATGACATTCCATCTCCACAAG TTTCCTCTCATGTCAAAAAGCCGAAAGCTCCACCTTCTAATTACGCAGCAAGAGGCGGCGACTCATTCCTCTGCAGCACAGCAGCAGCAAGAAAACGAAGATGAAGACGAAATCGTGGAAGAGCAGTGTCACGTGACCTTCACGGGCTTCCCGGGAGGCTCTGAGGCGTTCGAGATGGCTGCGAAATTCTGTTACGGCGTCAAGATCGACCTGACGCCGTCCAATGTGGCGGCGCTCCGGTGCGCCGGGGAGTTTCTCGAAATGACCGAGGATTACTCCGAGGACAACCTCGTTTCAAAGACGGAGAGGTTTCTATCGCAGCACGTGCTCAAGAGCCTCAAGGACTCTGTCAAGACGCTAAAATCGTGTGACTCCTTGATGCCTATGGCGGAAAATCTCGGAATCACGCAGAGGTGCGTTGATTCCGTGGTTTCCAGAACTTCGTCTTCGGATCCTGCATTGTTCGGTTGGCCGGTCAGCGACGCTTCTTCTGCGTCCAAACAGGTCATCTGGAATGGACTCGATGGTGCCGGAAGAAGAAAGGCAAGCGCCGGTGCCGGAGAGTCTTGGTTTGAAGATCTGGCGCTTCTACGGTTGCCTCTGTTTAAACGATTGATTCTGGCGATGAGAACTGCGGAGCTGAGTCCTGAGATTATTGAGACGTGTGTGATGTATTATGCTAAGAAGTACATTCCTGGAGTTTCGAGATCGAATCGGAAACCGTTACCGTcgtcatcttcttcttcatccgtTGCGACGGAGGCGGAGCAGAAGGAGATTCTGGAGACGTTGGTTTCGAATCTTCCGCTGGAGAAGAGTTCGAAGGCAGCGACGGCGACGAGGTTTCTTTTCGGATTGTTGCGAACGACGAACATACTGAACGCTTCCGAAGCCTGCAGAGACGCGCTGGAGAAGAAGATAGGGCTGCAGCTCGAAGAAGCCACGCTTGACGACCTTCTCGTGCCGAGCTACTCGTACCTGAACGAAACGCTTTACGACGTCGATTGCGTGGAGAGGATTTTGAGTCAGTTCTTGGAAGGTTTAGAAGCGAGAACCGCCGCGGAAACGACGGAAGACGCGGCGGCGACGAGGTCGCCGGCGCTTATGCTCGTCGGAAAACTCATCGACGGTTACCTCTCCGAGATAGCTTCCGACGCGAATCTCAAGCCGGAGAAGTTCTACAATTTCGCCATCTCGCTTCCCGACGAGGCCAGACTCTTCGACGACGGTCTCTACCGCGCCGTCGATGTGTATCTCAAG GCACATCCGTGGGTTTCggaagaggagagagagaaaatttgCGGATTGTTAGACTGTCAGAAGCTGACGCTGGAGGCGTGCACGCACGCGGCGCAAAACGAGAGGCTTCCGCTGCGCGCGGTGGTTCAGGTGCTGTTCTTCGAGCAGCTTCAGCTACGACACGCCATCGCCGGAACGCTGATGGCGGCGGAGGCAGCCGCGGAGCCTGGGCGGCAGTCGGCGGCGCTGGAACGGGAAGCGGAGGGCGGCGGACGAGAAGGATTAGGGTTAGACTTAGAGCACGTGCAGGAACGGAACGGCACGTGGCGCGTGCCGGTGAGGGAGAATCAGGTGCTGCGCTTGGACATGGATAGCATGAGGACGCGAGTGCATCAACTGGAACGCGAGTGTTCCTCTATGAAGAGAGTCATCGCCAAGTTTGACAAGTCCGACGGCGGCGCCGCCGGTGGTTGGAGGGCGTCGCTGGGCCGGAAATTCGGTTGCAAGTTTAAGACTCAGGTTTGTGATTCGCACGAGTCAACGGCTGTTGATACCCGCAAAGGACGCCATCACCAGCAGCAGCAGccgcagcagcagcagcatccCCATCATGTATAG